From Methanosarcina lacustris Z-7289, one genomic window encodes:
- a CDS encoding MoaD/ThiS family protein gives MNKKVHITIQAGEISEQTVEVAESATYEDLLDTLNINQETVLVLNGGNAVPLDGAISSDRLTILKVVTGG, from the coding sequence GTGAATAAAAAGGTGCATATAACAATTCAAGCTGGAGAGATTTCCGAGCAGACCGTAGAAGTAGCTGAGAGTGCTACCTACGAAGACCTGCTTGATACACTGAACATAAATCAGGAAACAGTACTTGTATTAAATGGAGGGAATGCTGTTCCTCTTGACGGGGCAATAAGTTCCGATAGACTAACAATTCTTAAAGTTGTTACAGGTGGCTGA